The proteins below are encoded in one region of Bosea sp. BIWAKO-01:
- a CDS encoding methyltransferase: MDDTPHAASTLAPTAAPQEPPPHVTLIQMATAAWVSRLVYAAARLDLADHLAPGPRSAEDLAVPLGLHAPSLHRFMRCLASLGVLAEQAGQRFALTALGEALKTGAPGSARATILTIGSPWFAGAFDDIAYSLQTGRTAFEKAQGVPLFDYLGRHPDEASLFSETMVGFHGREPPAVAEAYDFSTFGTVVDVGGATGNLIAAILARHEGPRGILFDRPHVVADAPALLAERRVQARVAIEAGDFFETVPAGGDAYVLSHVIHDWSEEQCLTILRHVRKAMQPDGRLLLVEMVLPAGDTPHPGKVLDMVMLVLPGGQERTEEEYRQLLAKAGFRLTRVIPTSSDVSIVEATPGT; this comes from the coding sequence ATGGACGACACGCCCCACGCCGCTTCGACCCTTGCGCCTACCGCGGCACCGCAGGAGCCTCCCCCGCATGTCACGCTGATCCAGATGGCGACGGCCGCCTGGGTTTCGCGTCTGGTCTACGCAGCGGCGAGGCTGGACCTGGCCGATCACCTGGCGCCCGGCCCTCGCAGTGCCGAGGACCTGGCCGTCCCGCTCGGGCTCCATGCGCCCTCGCTCCATCGCTTCATGCGCTGTCTCGCCAGCCTGGGCGTGCTTGCCGAGCAGGCCGGGCAGCGCTTTGCCCTGACGGCGCTGGGGGAGGCGCTGAAGACGGGCGCGCCCGGTTCGGCGCGGGCCACCATCCTCACAATCGGAAGCCCCTGGTTCGCGGGGGCCTTCGACGACATCGCCTATTCCTTGCAGACCGGCCGGACGGCGTTCGAGAAGGCGCAGGGCGTGCCGCTCTTCGACTATCTCGGCCGGCATCCGGACGAGGCCTCGCTGTTCAGCGAGACGATGGTGGGCTTCCACGGCCGGGAGCCGCCCGCTGTCGCGGAGGCCTATGACTTTTCGACCTTCGGCACCGTCGTCGACGTAGGAGGCGCCACCGGCAACCTGATCGCGGCGATCCTGGCGCGGCACGAGGGGCCGCGCGGCATCCTGTTCGACCGACCCCATGTGGTGGCCGACGCGCCGGCGCTGCTGGCGGAACGGCGCGTGCAGGCGCGCGTGGCGATCGAGGCAGGCGACTTCTTCGAGACGGTCCCCGCTGGCGGCGACGCCTATGTGCTGTCCCACGTCATTCACGACTGGAGCGAGGAGCAGTGCCTCACCATCCTGCGCCATGTCCGCAAGGCCATGCAGCCCGACGGGCGGCTGCTGCTGGTGGAGATGGTGCTGCCCGCCGGCGACACGCCCCATCCCGGCAAGGTGCTCGACATGGTGATGCTGGTGCTGCCCGGCGGCCAGGAGCGAACGGAGGAGGAATACCGCCAGCTCCTCGCCAAGGCCGGCTTCCGCCTGACGCGGGTGATCCCCACCAGCTCCGACGTGAGCATCGTCGAAGCGACGCCGGGGACGTAA
- a CDS encoding isoprenylcysteine carboxylmethyltransferase family protein encodes MPISAYLEAGLFVVAAAIALFASAGTLAIPGFWTYLAILAVVMIVSFAALDPDLLRERMRPGGNKPPLALRAFSLILFLHWIVAGLDRGRFHWSDNVPGWLQGMCLFTVGAGYALALWAMRVNRFFSSVIRIQTDRGHHVVTTGPYAFVRHPGYSAGILILVASGPALGSWLAAALILMFSLPFLLHRAITEDRILQVELAGYSEYAARVRWRLVPGIW; translated from the coding sequence ATGCCGATCTCGGCTTACCTGGAGGCAGGCTTGTTCGTGGTTGCTGCGGCCATCGCGCTGTTCGCAAGCGCCGGCACGCTCGCCATCCCGGGCTTTTGGACGTATCTGGCAATCCTCGCCGTCGTCATGATCGTTTCGTTCGCAGCGCTCGATCCGGACCTGCTGCGCGAACGCATGCGGCCGGGCGGCAACAAACCGCCACTCGCATTGAGGGCCTTCTCGCTGATCCTGTTCCTGCATTGGATCGTTGCCGGACTCGACCGTGGCCGTTTCCATTGGAGCGACAACGTACCCGGCTGGCTGCAGGGCATGTGCCTGTTCACGGTCGGCGCCGGCTACGCCCTGGCACTCTGGGCCATGCGCGTGAACCGGTTCTTCTCCTCGGTCATTCGCATCCAGACCGATCGTGGCCACCACGTCGTCACCACGGGACCCTACGCCTTCGTCCGCCATCCCGGTTACAGCGCCGGGATTCTGATCCTGGTGGCAAGCGGGCCCGCCCTCGGATCGTGGCTCGCGGCTGCGCTCATCTTGATGTTCAGCCTGCCATTCCTGCTCCATCGCGCCATCACGGAGGATCGCATTCTTCAGGTCGAGCTTGCAGGCTATTCGGAATACGCCGCGCGGGTCCGATGGCGGCTCGTTCCGGGCATCTGGTGA
- a CDS encoding hemolysin III family protein, with product MRQPTHGRFDFTRAELWADGAVHVLGIALGLGAVAILIARVLATASLSDLISVGIYSVALLAVLSVSALYNMWPVSPMKWLLRRFDHSAIFVLIAGTYTPFLMKLGEAVVAQALLAAVWIATLGGVLLKLALPGRFDRVSIVLYLCLGWSGVIVWELVAQFPAVTLWLMLAGGVLYSVGVLFHLWQSLPFQNAIWHAFVLVASGCFYAAVLATYGLAPSA from the coding sequence ATGCGCCAGCCAACGCATGGACGCTTCGATTTCACCCGCGCCGAGCTTTGGGCCGACGGCGCCGTCCATGTGCTTGGCATCGCCCTGGGGCTGGGCGCGGTCGCCATCCTGATCGCGAGAGTGCTCGCGACGGCTTCGCTGTCCGATCTGATTTCCGTCGGGATCTACAGCGTCGCTTTGCTTGCCGTTCTCAGCGTTTCCGCCCTCTACAACATGTGGCCGGTGTCGCCCATGAAATGGCTGCTGCGACGCTTCGATCATTCGGCCATCTTCGTCCTGATTGCCGGGACCTACACCCCCTTCCTGATGAAGCTCGGCGAAGCCGTTGTGGCGCAAGCGCTGTTGGCTGCCGTCTGGATCGCGACACTTGGCGGCGTCCTGCTCAAGCTTGCCCTGCCGGGCCGGTTCGATCGTGTTTCGATCGTGCTCTATCTCTGCCTCGGTTGGAGCGGCGTGATCGTGTGGGAGCTGGTTGCGCAGTTTCCGGCGGTCACCTTGTGGCTCATGCTGGCGGGCGGCGTTCTCTACTCGGTGGGCGTCCTGTTCCACCTCTGGCAGAGCCTTCCGTTCCAGAACGCCATCTGGCACGCCTTCGTCCTCGTGGCGTCCGGCTGTTTCTACGCAGCTGTGCTTGCGACCTACGGTTTGGCTCCATCGGCCTGA
- a CDS encoding adenylate/guanylate cyclase domain-containing protein, producing the protein MAKIEPQASRRRLAAVLAADVAGYSKLMGEDEDGTIQSLKGHQDAIFPLISESDGTIVDLAGDGILAIFDSVVAAVRCAIAIQETVAARNRGIPGEKALRFRMGVHSGDVVYDGARVYGDDVNIAARLETSAEPGTISISSVVRDEINNKIDTSFTYKGNMIFKNINRPIRTYSIDPGRKSNIHCLYDSELSREKITLSIPDKPSIAIIPFQDTSIDPQQAYFADGVVDEIIHMLGSVSELFVIARASIIGFSRAPVDARSIGRELGVRYVLSGSIGWDDNRLRIITELSDTLSGQIIRTDRYDSQFENLFELQGRISVQVLRSIAPRVRERELKRAQRKPPENLTAYDRLLQAQALSDRMEFAEHIRAEELLREAIQIDQYYAAAYTALAHLYVFRIGEGWSRDVEADAAEAANAAQTAMDLDGNDPMAVAIFGYVLSYMRREHDRGLMFIEQALNIGPNAAGALALGSAAASFIGDGALAVQRAELALRLSPLDAHVFWYEGVLAQAHYVDGNFDEALKWAVRSSHHSRSGFFNMRTRTATLVALGKLEEAADVARQIMRASPAFSLLSYRKRCPFVPAVLEPWIERLRRAGLPDEAPQT; encoded by the coding sequence ATGGCCAAAATCGAACCTCAGGCTTCGCGCAGGCGCCTGGCGGCCGTGTTAGCCGCAGATGTCGCTGGGTATTCCAAACTGATGGGTGAAGACGAGGACGGCACGATCCAAAGCCTCAAGGGGCATCAGGACGCTATCTTTCCTTTGATTTCCGAGAGCGACGGCACGATCGTCGATTTAGCGGGGGACGGCATTCTTGCCATTTTTGACAGCGTGGTCGCTGCTGTCCGCTGCGCCATTGCGATCCAAGAGACGGTGGCGGCAAGAAATCGCGGCATACCAGGAGAGAAGGCGCTTCGATTCCGGATGGGCGTTCATTCAGGTGATGTGGTCTATGACGGCGCACGGGTTTACGGGGATGACGTCAATATCGCCGCGCGGCTGGAGACATCTGCTGAACCTGGGACAATATCTATCAGCTCTGTGGTTCGCGACGAGATAAATAACAAGATAGATACGTCATTTACATACAAAGGCAACATGATCTTTAAGAATATAAATCGTCCCATCAGAACCTACAGCATCGATCCCGGACGCAAATCCAACATTCACTGCTTATATGATTCAGAGCTATCCAGAGAGAAAATTACTCTTTCTATTCCAGACAAACCATCTATCGCTATTATTCCATTTCAGGACACGAGCATTGATCCTCAACAAGCGTATTTCGCTGACGGCGTGGTGGATGAGATCATTCATATGCTCGGAAGCGTCAGTGAACTATTCGTCATCGCTCGTGCGTCAATCATTGGTTTCTCGCGCGCCCCCGTAGACGCGCGCTCAATCGGACGTGAACTTGGCGTGCGATACGTATTATCCGGCAGTATCGGGTGGGACGATAATCGCCTGCGTATCATTACCGAGCTCAGCGATACCCTTTCAGGTCAAATTATTCGTACGGACCGTTACGATAGCCAATTCGAGAATTTATTTGAACTCCAGGGGCGCATCTCGGTTCAAGTGCTTCGCTCCATTGCGCCACGTGTGCGTGAACGCGAATTGAAGCGTGCGCAACGCAAACCGCCGGAGAATCTGACTGCCTATGACCGACTACTGCAAGCCCAGGCGCTTTCGGATCGCATGGAGTTTGCGGAGCACATTCGCGCCGAAGAGCTCCTCCGCGAAGCCATTCAAATTGATCAGTATTATGCCGCCGCCTATACCGCCTTGGCACATTTGTACGTATTCCGGATTGGAGAGGGCTGGTCGCGGGATGTAGAAGCTGACGCGGCAGAGGCAGCCAATGCTGCGCAAACGGCCATGGATCTGGACGGCAACGACCCAATGGCCGTCGCAATATTTGGCTATGTTCTCTCTTACATGCGCCGTGAGCACGACCGTGGGTTGATGTTCATTGAACAAGCGTTGAACATCGGCCCGAATGCGGCGGGCGCCTTGGCGCTGGGTAGTGCAGCAGCGAGTTTCATTGGCGACGGAGCGCTCGCCGTTCAACGCGCAGAGTTGGCACTCCGCCTTTCGCCTTTGGATGCGCACGTATTTTGGTACGAGGGGGTTTTGGCGCAGGCTCACTACGTCGATGGCAATTTTGATGAAGCGCTCAAATGGGCCGTCCGTTCATCGCACCATTCAAGGTCGGGGTTCTTCAACATGCGCACCAGAACGGCAACCTTGGTGGCATTGGGCAAGCTCGAGGAAGCCGCTGATGTCGCAAGACAAATCATGCGAGCGTCGCCTGCGTTTTCTCTGTTGAGCTATCGAAAGCGGTGTCCGTTCGTACCGGCCGTGCTTGAGCCCTGGATCGAGCGCCTGCGTCGTGCCGGACTGCCGGACGAAGCGCCTCAGACCTGA
- a CDS encoding G1 family glutamic endopeptidase: protein MDYEIRPVTLQGAFDPLNATDEFINEYGLPKRPPPGPALDVWNSALNGVTFLSGQVLDLEIVRQLRLTNVSRGNQGTQESSRNWSGAYVRSEPGKRIRMVQAVWKVPAPPPISYPPRPWSMWVGLDGHDPASRLMPQIGVAAYQIPTPGAPVLLLVSWWQWWDRFDLARLHNPISFVGEGHTVFAQITRTGDDIAQFLLTNLDTGEAFCEEIRAPSTMEDGTPRPRPPRIEGRTAECIVELPLLPKPYVPRDIILGNYQSTTFKNFFAFDGAPVEEARAMRMNLWNYRPQPGILVSRATIDRTRNEIGMTYVGPP, encoded by the coding sequence ATGGACTACGAAATCCGGCCAGTAACCCTGCAAGGCGCGTTTGATCCGCTCAACGCGACCGATGAGTTCATCAACGAATACGGCTTGCCGAAGCGCCCTCCTCCCGGGCCGGCCTTGGACGTCTGGAATAGCGCCCTGAACGGCGTCACCTTTCTGAGCGGTCAGGTGCTAGATCTAGAGATCGTCAGACAGCTTAGACTGACGAACGTGTCGCGGGGCAACCAAGGCACGCAGGAATCGAGCCGCAACTGGTCAGGTGCATATGTGCGGTCCGAGCCGGGCAAAAGGATTCGGATGGTCCAAGCCGTTTGGAAAGTGCCTGCGCCCCCGCCAATCTCCTATCCTCCACGCCCCTGGTCCATGTGGGTCGGGCTGGACGGTCATGATCCTGCAAGCCGGCTAATGCCACAGATCGGGGTCGCCGCTTACCAAATACCCACGCCCGGTGCACCGGTACTATTACTGGTTTCATGGTGGCAATGGTGGGACCGGTTCGATCTCGCTAGACTACATAACCCAATATCCTTCGTTGGCGAGGGGCACACCGTCTTTGCTCAGATCACGAGGACGGGAGACGATATCGCCCAGTTTCTTCTGACGAACCTGGATACCGGCGAAGCGTTCTGTGAGGAAATACGGGCTCCCTCGACAATGGAGGACGGAACGCCGAGACCGAGACCGCCGAGGATCGAAGGACGCACGGCCGAATGCATCGTCGAATTGCCCCTGCTTCCCAAACCTTACGTGCCGCGTGACATTATTCTCGGAAATTATCAAAGCACGACCTTCAAGAATTTTTTCGCTTTTGATGGAGCGCCTGTCGAAGAGGCTCGCGCCATGCGGATGAACCTTTGGAACTATCGCCCGCAACCAGGCATCCTGGTGTCGCGCGCCACGATCGATCGGACGCGTAACGAGATTGGCATGACGTATGTAGGACCGCCGTAG
- a CDS encoding glycosyltransferase produces MGEILLLLWHADWVLLAFSVLIFEVPRYSVSLVSLGWLALSRRTGRKATAPTDSISVVLPTFNGGDGLLQSIASLRRQTYPPYEIIVVDDGSTDRTRAIARAARDAGLIDHIIPHRTRCGRSPAVNAAARFARGDLILTVDADTVFEANALAHMAGAFRDGRAAAVSCNLRVKNESASLWTELQGLEYLLSISAGKAFLAHLGAISCCSGACSMYRRTTFLDAGGLDVGPGEDIEFTLRLRRMGHHVGFVPEAWAATMVPESFIALARQRLRWDRDALRVRLIQFREMWPFRSEGLADTLQRLDFIVFDLIPTVTLPFYIAYCVALFGADAPLFLAAVSVLISALGLINLALASVMFSSKPRFFNLLAAPIFPLYNGLLMKTVRLWAFTAELLFATSRHDDYVPPRVRKALSTRLS; encoded by the coding sequence ATGGGCGAAATCCTGCTGCTCCTTTGGCACGCAGACTGGGTGCTGCTCGCATTCTCGGTTCTGATCTTCGAAGTGCCGCGCTATTCGGTGTCTCTGGTCTCGCTTGGGTGGCTCGCTCTGAGCCGCCGGACGGGCAGGAAGGCGACTGCGCCAACAGATAGTATCAGCGTCGTGCTTCCCACCTTCAACGGAGGGGACGGGCTGCTGCAATCCATTGCCTCCTTACGGCGGCAGACATACCCCCCCTACGAAATCATCGTCGTCGACGACGGCTCGACTGATCGAACCCGGGCAATCGCGCGCGCGGCCCGCGATGCAGGGCTTATCGATCACATCATTCCCCATCGCACGCGCTGCGGGCGTAGTCCTGCGGTGAATGCGGCGGCTCGATTCGCGCGCGGCGATCTTATCTTGACGGTGGATGCGGACACCGTGTTCGAAGCCAACGCCCTTGCCCATATGGCGGGCGCGTTCCGTGACGGGCGAGCGGCCGCGGTCAGTTGCAATCTGAGAGTGAAGAACGAGAGTGCAAGCCTTTGGACCGAACTTCAGGGTTTGGAATATCTGCTGTCGATAAGCGCCGGAAAGGCATTCCTCGCCCATCTCGGAGCGATTTCCTGTTGCTCCGGCGCATGCTCCATGTATCGCCGCACGACATTTCTGGATGCCGGCGGGCTCGATGTCGGTCCGGGCGAGGATATCGAATTCACTCTCAGGCTCCGGCGCATGGGGCACCACGTCGGTTTCGTGCCCGAAGCCTGGGCTGCGACCATGGTTCCCGAAAGCTTCATCGCGCTCGCGCGGCAGCGGCTACGCTGGGACCGGGACGCTCTGCGGGTTCGATTGATCCAGTTCAGGGAGATGTGGCCGTTCAGATCGGAAGGTCTGGCAGACACGCTTCAACGGCTTGACTTCATCGTGTTCGACCTGATCCCAACGGTCACGTTGCCGTTCTATATCGCCTATTGTGTCGCTCTGTTCGGAGCCGATGCTCCGTTGTTTCTCGCCGCGGTGAGTGTGTTGATTTCGGCTCTCGGGTTAATCAACCTTGCGCTAGCGAGCGTCATGTTCAGTTCCAAGCCCCGTTTCTTCAACTTGTTGGCCGCTCCGATATTTCCGCTCTACAACGGCTTGTTAATGAAAACGGTTCGACTCTGGGCCTTTACGGCAGAACTGCTCTTTGCGACCTCGCGTCACGACGATTACGTGCCGCCACGCGTTCGAAAGGCCCTCTCGACCCGGCTTAGCTGA
- a CDS encoding HlyD family secretion protein, which yields MPPDIHRLAPDLPDPVESRRVGAGRVVRWVYATFILLIMGFFLWRFGSPLIFLSGPGVVSAPRLAVSLPYLAQVKRIDVGPGATVQAGDLIAVIDSPQVDEITASLLRALADVSGREADLRVKARVAKASLDAAKSRSTMAEEAMQRLEGNPGLETASLIYRGEVHRERSLAVQNVAALEAEADEASAQLERLRDVREQIRGRYDQVRQGFDEGRIVAPTSGIVASSTRRSGETVTAGTSLAEIYVAGDTFVDWYIPDFRLVDPQPGQRVFVIWGKARLAGTLTELLPISELLESRRSSILREPSVGQIGRVRFDAGVHPPTLNSTVQVRMFYSHFTEQLARFLVQLFNLD from the coding sequence ATGCCCCCCGACATTCATCGTCTCGCACCAGATCTGCCCGATCCTGTCGAAAGTCGCCGGGTGGGTGCTGGTCGCGTCGTTCGCTGGGTCTATGCGACGTTCATTCTCCTGATCATGGGGTTCTTCCTATGGCGGTTTGGGTCGCCTCTGATCTTTCTGAGCGGCCCCGGTGTCGTCTCAGCGCCGCGCCTGGCTGTTTCACTTCCCTATTTGGCGCAGGTTAAGCGGATCGACGTGGGGCCAGGCGCAACGGTCCAGGCCGGCGACCTGATCGCTGTGATCGATTCGCCGCAGGTTGACGAAATCACCGCCAGTTTGTTGCGCGCGCTTGCAGATGTGTCGGGCCGAGAGGCCGACTTGCGCGTCAAGGCGCGAGTCGCGAAGGCCTCACTCGACGCTGCGAAATCCCGGTCGACGATGGCGGAAGAGGCCATGCAACGGCTGGAGGGCAATCCGGGTCTGGAGACGGCTAGCCTCATATATCGGGGCGAAGTGCACCGTGAACGCTCGCTGGCGGTGCAAAACGTTGCAGCTCTTGAGGCCGAAGCAGACGAGGCGTCGGCCCAGCTCGAGCGCTTGCGCGACGTGCGTGAGCAGATTCGCGGGCGGTACGATCAAGTCAGGCAAGGGTTCGATGAGGGCCGCATCGTCGCTCCGACGAGTGGTATCGTCGCGTCGTCCACTCGCAGATCGGGAGAAACCGTTACGGCCGGCACCTCGCTGGCAGAGATTTACGTGGCGGGAGATACTTTCGTTGACTGGTACATCCCGGACTTTCGCCTGGTTGATCCTCAGCCTGGCCAAAGAGTCTTTGTGATATGGGGAAAGGCGCGGTTGGCGGGCACTCTGACCGAGCTTCTGCCCATTTCGGAGCTGCTGGAATCCAGGCGCAGCTCGATCTTGCGCGAGCCATCCGTCGGGCAAATCGGGCGTGTTCGCTTCGATGCCGGAGTTCATCCACCTACTCTGAATTCAACCGTCCAAGTCCGCATGTTCTACAGTCATTTTACGGAGCAGTTGGCCAGATTCCTCGTCCAGCTTTTCAACTTGGATTGA
- a CDS encoding NAD(P)-dependent alcohol dehydrogenase: MRAYRMNGTNAPLTLHETVAPTPGPGEVLVDLKAATLNYRDLIVREGRYGGDQKHDLIPLSDGAGIVTQVGDGVSRDRIGERVVLGFMPGWLDGSFSARKQATALGGGFVDGVLAEQIVLPAAAAVPFPDAWSFEEAAAYPCAGVTAWNCLFGGRGLRPGDSVLIEGTGGVSTFALQFARAAGARVIVTSSSDEKLAWARKLGAAATINYRTTPNWGEVAAGMAGGEGVDFVVEVGGSGTLNEALRAARHGGEIALVGVLTGVAGEINTGAILMKAINLRGVYVGSVADLEAAMATGVRPLVDEIFAFEAAQEAFDRLRSGQHRGKVAITISA; the protein is encoded by the coding sequence TTGCGCGCTTATCGAATGAACGGAACGAACGCCCCGCTGACACTGCACGAGACCGTCGCACCGACGCCGGGCCCAGGAGAGGTGCTCGTCGACCTCAAGGCGGCCACGCTCAACTATCGGGACCTGATCGTCAGGGAAGGGCGCTATGGCGGGGACCAGAAGCACGATCTCATCCCGCTTTCCGACGGCGCCGGCATCGTGACCCAGGTTGGAGACGGCGTGTCGCGCGATCGGATTGGCGAGCGCGTCGTGCTCGGCTTCATGCCTGGCTGGCTGGACGGCTCATTCTCGGCCCGCAAGCAGGCGACCGCGCTCGGCGGCGGATTCGTTGATGGCGTGCTCGCCGAGCAGATCGTCCTGCCGGCTGCCGCTGCGGTCCCATTCCCTGATGCCTGGAGCTTCGAAGAGGCTGCGGCATACCCCTGTGCGGGCGTGACGGCCTGGAACTGCCTGTTCGGCGGCCGTGGCTTGCGCCCCGGTGACAGCGTTCTGATAGAAGGCACCGGCGGCGTATCGACCTTCGCACTGCAATTCGCCCGGGCCGCCGGGGCTCGTGTGATTGTCACCTCGAGTTCCGACGAGAAATTGGCCTGGGCCCGCAAGCTGGGTGCGGCAGCGACGATCAACTACCGCACCACGCCGAATTGGGGGGAGGTTGCCGCGGGCATGGCCGGCGGAGAGGGCGTGGACTTTGTGGTCGAGGTTGGTGGCTCCGGGACCTTGAACGAGGCGCTTCGAGCGGCTCGGCACGGGGGCGAAATTGCGCTCGTCGGCGTTCTCACGGGCGTCGCGGGCGAGATCAACACCGGCGCGATCCTGATGAAGGCCATCAATCTCCGCGGGGTTTACGTTGGCTCCGTCGCCGATCTGGAAGCCGCGATGGCGACAGGGGTCAGGCCGCTCGTCGACGAGATTTTTGCCTTCGAGGCGGCGCAGGAGGCGTTCGACCGGCTGCGCAGCGGGCAGCATCGCGGAAAGGTCGCCATCACCATTTCAGCCTGA
- a CDS encoding helix-turn-helix domain-containing protein, whose protein sequence is MNDTVRQARRKATRTGCAVEATLSVLGGIWKPVLVFHLLQGRLRFNALCRLTPNATARMVTIQLRELEADGVVCRTVYPEVPPRVEYELSEFGRTLEPVLISLRDWGEALQARDQTEMARSCPPR, encoded by the coding sequence ATGAATGATACTGTCAGGCAGGCACGCCGCAAGGCGACCCGGACGGGCTGCGCAGTCGAGGCGACGCTCAGCGTGCTGGGTGGAATCTGGAAACCCGTGCTGGTGTTCCACCTTCTCCAAGGACGATTGCGCTTCAATGCGCTGTGCCGCCTGACGCCGAACGCCACGGCCAGGATGGTGACGATCCAACTCCGCGAGCTCGAGGCCGATGGCGTCGTATGCCGCACCGTCTACCCGGAGGTGCCCCCGCGCGTTGAATACGAATTGAGCGAGTTTGGCCGCACGCTGGAACCCGTTCTGATCAGCTTGCGAGACTGGGGCGAAGCTTTGCAGGCCAGGGACCAAACCGAAATGGCACGGAGCTGCCCTCCGCGGTGA
- a CDS encoding IS1182 family transposase translates to MARYIEGETRLQRLLLPDCLEDYVSEDNPVRVVDVFIDELDLGTMGFAGPASTGRPGYHPATLLKLYLYGYLNQVQSSRRLEREAGRNVEVMWLTGKLAPDFKTIADFRRDNGAAIRAACAQFVVLCRQLGLLAGGTVAVDGSRFKAVNTRDKNFTPGAIRRRMEQVEASIARYLSLLDTADRQEDDVAQMRSIRLKDRLDRLRQQMRDLQAMDHVVAVAPDRQVSLTDPDARAMATNGKGTGLVGYNVQAAVDAKHHLIVAHEVTNIGHDRSQLASMGRQAKDATGAGALTVLADRGYFSGEEVLACDEIGISAIVPKPLTSGAKADGRWGKQDFTYDAPSDTYRCPAGETLTWRFSSVEKDLTLHTYWADGCGACLVKDQCTTGKQRRIKRWEHEVVIEAMQRRLDRMPDAMRIRRRTVEHVFGTIKDWMGRSHFLTRHLPNVGTEMSLHVLAYNLKRAIAILGAATLMKAMRA, encoded by the coding sequence ATGGCGCGCTACATCGAAGGCGAGACCCGGCTGCAGAGACTGCTCCTGCCCGACTGTCTTGAGGACTACGTCAGCGAAGATAATCCGGTCCGGGTGGTGGATGTCTTCATCGACGAACTCGATCTGGGAACGATGGGCTTTGCCGGCCCGGCCTCGACGGGGCGGCCTGGATACCACCCCGCTACCCTTCTCAAGCTGTACCTCTACGGCTACCTCAACCAGGTTCAGTCGAGCCGCCGGCTGGAGCGCGAGGCCGGCCGCAACGTCGAGGTGATGTGGCTGACGGGCAAGCTTGCGCCCGACTTCAAGACCATCGCCGACTTTCGCCGTGACAATGGGGCTGCGATCCGGGCTGCCTGCGCGCAGTTCGTCGTGCTGTGCCGCCAACTCGGCCTTCTGGCAGGCGGCACCGTGGCCGTGGACGGCAGCCGGTTCAAGGCCGTCAACACGCGCGACAAGAACTTCACGCCCGGCGCGATCCGTCGCCGGATGGAGCAGGTGGAGGCAAGCATCGCACGCTATCTGTCGCTGCTCGATACGGCCGACCGGCAGGAGGATGACGTCGCGCAGATGCGCAGCATCCGCCTCAAGGACCGGCTTGATCGCCTGCGTCAGCAGATGCGTGACCTCCAGGCGATGGACCACGTCGTCGCGGTGGCGCCAGACCGTCAGGTCTCGCTGACCGATCCCGACGCCCGCGCCATGGCCACCAACGGCAAGGGCACTGGCCTCGTCGGCTACAACGTTCAGGCGGCGGTCGACGCCAAACATCATCTGATCGTGGCTCATGAGGTCACCAACATCGGCCACGACCGCAGCCAGCTCGCCAGCATGGGGCGTCAGGCAAAGGATGCGACAGGAGCCGGTGCGCTGACTGTGCTGGCCGATCGCGGCTACTTCTCAGGCGAGGAGGTCCTGGCCTGCGACGAGATCGGCATCTCCGCCATCGTCCCCAAGCCCCTGACATCAGGGGCCAAAGCCGACGGGCGCTGGGGCAAGCAGGACTTCACCTACGATGCTCCGAGCGACACCTATCGCTGTCCCGCCGGCGAGACGCTCACATGGCGCTTCTCATCGGTCGAGAAGGATCTGACACTCCATACCTACTGGGCCGACGGCTGCGGAGCCTGCCTGGTCAAAGACCAATGCACCACCGGCAAGCAGCGCCGCATCAAGCGCTGGGAGCACGAGGTGGTGATCGAGGCCATGCAGCGCCGGCTCGATCGCATGCCCGACGCCATGCGGATCCGAAGGCGCACGGTCGAGCACGTCTTCGGCACGATCAAGGACTGGATGGGCCGAAGTCACTTCCTGACCCGCCACCTCCCCAATGTCGGAACCGAGATGAGCCTCCATGTGCTGGCCTACAATCTCAAGCGGGCCATCGCCATCCTCGGCGCGGCGACGTTGATGAAGGCCATGAGAGCCTGA